In one window of Leifsonia sp. NPDC080035 DNA:
- the lpdA gene encoding dihydrolipoyl dehydrogenase: MSEQNFDIVVLGGGSGGYAAALRAAELGFTVGMIEKDKVGGTCLHRGCIPTKALLHAAEVADYSRESAKYGIITQLQGIDINGVTEYRQSIIAKKYKGLQGLVKARGITVIEGEGRLVSPTTVQVGEDTIVGKNVILATGSYSRSLPGLEIGGRVITSEQALELDFVPKKVAVLGGGVIGVEFASVWKSFGAEVTIIEALPHLVPNEDESISKSLERAFRRRGIDYKLGVRFSGVTQNENGVVVSLENGETVEAELLLVAVGRGPLTAGLGYEEVGITLDRGFVITNERLATNIPGVYAVGDIVPGLQLAHRGFQQGIFVAEEIAGLNPVVVPDVNIPKVTYCDPEVASIGLTEAKAVDQYGADKVSSYDYSLAGNGKSEIIGTSGTVKVVRVNDGPVVGVHMIGARVGELIGEAQLAVNWEAYPEDIAPFIHAHPTQNESLGEAFLYLAGKPLHTL, translated from the coding sequence GTGTCTGAGCAGAACTTTGACATTGTGGTGCTCGGCGGTGGGAGTGGAGGCTACGCAGCGGCGCTGCGTGCGGCCGAGCTCGGTTTCACCGTCGGCATGATCGAGAAGGACAAGGTCGGCGGCACCTGCCTGCACCGCGGCTGCATCCCGACCAAGGCGCTGCTGCACGCGGCCGAAGTCGCGGACTATTCGCGGGAGTCCGCCAAGTACGGAATCATCACCCAGCTCCAGGGCATCGACATCAACGGTGTCACCGAGTACCGCCAGAGCATCATCGCCAAGAAGTACAAGGGCCTGCAGGGCCTGGTGAAGGCCCGGGGCATCACGGTGATCGAGGGCGAGGGACGTCTCGTCTCCCCCACCACCGTGCAGGTCGGCGAGGACACGATCGTCGGCAAGAACGTCATCCTGGCAACCGGCTCCTACTCGCGGTCGCTTCCCGGCCTCGAGATCGGCGGCCGTGTGATCACCAGCGAGCAGGCGCTCGAGCTGGACTTCGTGCCGAAGAAGGTCGCCGTGCTCGGCGGCGGTGTGATCGGCGTCGAGTTCGCCAGCGTCTGGAAGTCGTTCGGCGCCGAGGTGACCATCATCGAGGCCCTTCCGCACCTGGTCCCGAACGAGGACGAGTCGATCAGCAAGTCGCTCGAGCGCGCGTTCCGCCGCCGCGGCATCGACTACAAGCTCGGCGTGCGCTTCTCCGGCGTCACCCAGAACGAGAACGGCGTCGTCGTCTCGCTCGAGAACGGCGAGACCGTCGAGGCCGAGCTGCTGCTCGTCGCCGTCGGCCGTGGCCCGCTCACCGCCGGTCTCGGCTACGAGGAGGTCGGCATCACGCTCGACCGCGGCTTCGTCATCACGAACGAGCGTCTCGCGACCAACATCCCGGGCGTCTACGCCGTCGGCGACATCGTCCCCGGCCTGCAGCTCGCGCACCGCGGCTTCCAGCAGGGCATCTTCGTGGCCGAGGAGATCGCGGGGCTGAACCCCGTCGTCGTCCCCGACGTCAACATCCCGAAGGTCACCTACTGCGATCCGGAGGTCGCCTCCATCGGCCTCACCGAGGCCAAGGCCGTCGACCAGTACGGCGCGGACAAGGTCAGCAGCTACGACTACAGCCTCGCCGGCAACGGCAAGAGCGAGATCATCGGCACCAGCGGCACCGTCAAGGTGGTCCGCGTCAACGACGGCCCCGTCGTCGGCGTGCACATGATCGGCGCGCGCGTGGGCGAGCTCATCGGCGAGGCGCAGCTCGCGGTGAACTGGGAGGCGTACCCGGAGGACATCGCGCCGTTCATCCACGCGCACCCCACGCAGAACGAGTCGCTGGGTGAGGCCTTCCTGTACCTCGCGGGCAAGCCGCTGCACACCCTCTAG
- a CDS encoding cobyric acid synthase, which translates to MSVLRILHLYPRELGINGDAGNVLALCERARWRGIESEVVAHAPGGDLPASVDIVHIGSGPLSGQRAVHDDVLRIAPRLHEWAEAGVPLLAIAGGWQLLGAELTTPEGERLAGARVFPTRATLGAKRHVDEVVVRMPDGTALAGFENHSASTSLEGAEPLGRIQHGFGNGDGTEGVVIGSAIGTHLHGPVLPMNPVLADRILNQALRSELPPVSQTERVDRYATNARRAIADRVGVGL; encoded by the coding sequence ATGAGCGTGCTGCGCATCCTGCACCTGTACCCGCGCGAGCTCGGGATCAACGGCGACGCCGGCAACGTCCTCGCGCTCTGCGAGCGTGCCCGGTGGCGCGGCATCGAGTCCGAGGTCGTCGCGCACGCGCCGGGCGGTGACCTGCCCGCGAGCGTGGACATCGTCCACATCGGGTCGGGCCCGCTGTCGGGTCAGCGCGCCGTCCACGACGACGTCCTGCGGATCGCACCGCGCCTGCACGAGTGGGCGGAGGCGGGCGTGCCCCTCCTCGCGATCGCCGGCGGCTGGCAGCTGCTCGGCGCCGAGCTGACGACCCCGGAGGGCGAGCGGCTCGCGGGTGCGCGCGTCTTCCCGACCCGCGCGACGCTCGGAGCGAAGCGGCACGTGGACGAGGTCGTCGTGCGCATGCCGGACGGGACGGCGCTGGCGGGGTTCGAGAACCACTCCGCGTCGACCTCCCTGGAGGGAGCGGAGCCGCTCGGCCGCATCCAGCACGGCTTCGGCAACGGGGACGGCACCGAGGGCGTCGTCATCGGCTCCGCCATCGGCACCCACCTGCACGGGCCGGTGCTGCCGATGAACCCGGTGCTCGCCGACCGGATCCTGAACCAGGCGCTCCGCTCGGAGCTGCCCCCCGTCAGCCAGACGGAACGCGTGGACCGGTACGCGACCAACGCGCGCCGCGCGATCGCCGACCGGGTCGGCGTCGGGCTCTAG
- a CDS encoding PAC2 family protein, with protein MRDPGELFELNPAVEVPDGLPLVAGLTGFADAGSGVSQLGTYLLGTLDSEVVATFDADILLDYRARRPIIYFDQDHLADYQPATLKLYLMYDELRQPFLLLSGFEPDFRWEAFSEAVLGLIERFGVKSVTWVHSIPMPVPHTRPIGVTVSGNRRELIETMSIWKPQTQVPANALHLLEYRLQQLSYPIAGFVLLVPHYLADTEYPAAAIAGLDSISAATGLIFPTDRLREEDREFVANIDEQVAGNAELGKLVGTLEERHDSYMEDNQLRSPLTDSEGALPSADEIAAELENFLAFRRHGDEDNPRTDR; from the coding sequence ATGCGAGACCCCGGCGAACTGTTCGAGCTGAATCCGGCCGTGGAGGTCCCGGACGGGCTTCCGCTCGTGGCCGGGCTCACCGGCTTCGCGGACGCAGGCTCCGGTGTGAGCCAGCTCGGCACCTACCTGCTCGGCACGCTGGACAGCGAGGTCGTGGCGACCTTCGACGCGGACATCCTGCTCGACTACCGCGCCCGCCGTCCCATCATCTACTTCGACCAGGACCACCTGGCCGACTACCAGCCCGCGACGCTGAAGCTGTACCTGATGTACGACGAGCTCCGCCAGCCGTTCCTGCTGCTGTCCGGGTTCGAGCCCGACTTCCGCTGGGAGGCGTTCTCCGAGGCCGTGCTCGGCCTGATCGAGCGGTTCGGCGTGAAGAGCGTGACGTGGGTGCACTCCATCCCGATGCCGGTTCCGCACACGCGTCCCATCGGCGTCACCGTCAGCGGAAACCGCCGCGAGCTGATCGAGACGATGTCGATCTGGAAGCCGCAGACCCAGGTGCCTGCGAACGCGCTGCACCTTCTGGAGTACCGCCTCCAGCAGCTGTCGTACCCGATCGCGGGCTTCGTGCTGCTCGTCCCGCACTACCTCGCGGACACCGAGTACCCCGCGGCCGCGATCGCCGGCCTCGACAGCATCAGCGCCGCGACCGGTCTCATCTTCCCGACCGACCGGCTCCGCGAGGAGGACCGCGAGTTCGTCGCCAACATCGACGAGCAGGTGGCGGGCAACGCGGAGCTCGGCAAGCTGGTCGGCACCCTGGAGGAGCGGCACGACTCCTATATGGAGGACAACCAGCTGCGCTCCCCGCTGACCGACAGCGAGGGCGCTCTGCCCAGCGCAGACGAGATCGCGGCCGAGCTGGAGAACTTCCTCGCGTTCCGCCGGCACGGCGACGAGGACAACCCGCGCACCGACCGCTGA
- a CDS encoding leucyl aminopeptidase, with protein MTVPALSLSSASSSSAAVRVIGARSGRDGIVVLTAGAPDGLSGQLAAVGFSGGKDELVRLPGSADGNPLAVVGLPDELDEDALRYAAGTAIRQLAGVDSVAVDLPTESDEQLGAVLEGAALGSYSFTDYREKSRAGAKPPVAAVEVIGTSGRADELVAHAVAVAEAVSLVKDLVNMPPIDLYPATFAERARDAADGLPVELTVWDEQRLADDGFGGILGVGQGSTRPPRLVKVDYSPAGAEKHLALVGKGITFDSGGLSLKPPSGMVGMKYDMTGAATVLAVALAAARLELPVRVTAWLCLAENMPSGSAIRPNDVLRMRGGRTVEVLNTDAEGRLVLADGLVAASEEHPDAIVDVATLTGAAMVALGTRYAAVMGSDDLVGDVIGAAKASGELLWPMPLAAELRATINSEVADIANANPGNTAGGMLLAGVFLQEFIGRTSEADDAPRIPWAHLDIAGPAKGPASPYGFTGKGPSAVSVRALVRLAETISGK; from the coding sequence ATGACGGTTCCCGCGCTCTCGCTCTCCTCCGCTTCCTCCTCGTCCGCCGCCGTCCGCGTCATCGGCGCGCGCTCCGGCCGCGACGGCATCGTCGTCCTCACGGCCGGCGCGCCCGACGGCCTCTCCGGCCAGCTCGCCGCCGTCGGCTTCTCCGGCGGCAAGGACGAGCTGGTTCGCCTGCCCGGCTCCGCGGACGGGAACCCGCTCGCCGTCGTCGGACTGCCGGACGAGCTGGACGAGGACGCGCTCCGCTACGCGGCGGGCACGGCGATCCGCCAGCTCGCGGGCGTCGACTCGGTGGCCGTCGACCTCCCGACCGAGAGCGACGAGCAGCTCGGCGCCGTCCTGGAGGGCGCCGCCCTCGGCTCCTATTCCTTCACGGACTACCGCGAGAAGAGCCGCGCGGGGGCCAAGCCGCCCGTCGCCGCTGTAGAGGTCATCGGGACCTCCGGCCGCGCAGACGAGCTCGTGGCGCACGCCGTCGCCGTCGCCGAGGCGGTCTCGCTGGTCAAGGACCTCGTCAACATGCCGCCGATCGACCTCTACCCCGCCACCTTCGCCGAGCGCGCCCGTGATGCGGCGGACGGCCTGCCGGTCGAGCTCACCGTCTGGGACGAGCAGCGGCTCGCCGACGACGGCTTCGGCGGCATCCTCGGCGTCGGCCAGGGCTCGACCCGTCCGCCGCGGCTGGTGAAAGTGGACTATTCGCCCGCCGGCGCCGAGAAGCACCTGGCGCTCGTCGGCAAGGGCATCACCTTCGACTCCGGCGGCCTCTCGCTCAAGCCGCCGTCGGGCATGGTCGGCATGAAGTACGACATGACCGGCGCAGCGACCGTCCTCGCCGTCGCGCTCGCCGCCGCCCGGCTGGAGCTGCCGGTGCGGGTGACAGCGTGGCTGTGTCTTGCCGAGAACATGCCGTCCGGCTCGGCGATCCGCCCGAACGACGTGCTGCGGATGCGCGGCGGACGCACGGTCGAGGTGCTGAACACCGACGCCGAGGGCCGACTTGTGCTCGCCGACGGCCTCGTCGCCGCGAGCGAGGAGCACCCGGACGCGATCGTCGACGTCGCGACGCTGACCGGCGCGGCGATGGTCGCGCTCGGCACCCGGTACGCCGCCGTGATGGGGTCCGACGATCTCGTCGGGGACGTCATCGGCGCGGCGAAGGCGAGCGGGGAGCTGCTCTGGCCGATGCCCCTGGCCGCGGAGCTGCGCGCGACCATCAACTCCGAGGTCGCCGACATCGCGAACGCGAACCCGGGCAACACCGCGGGCGGGATGCTGCTCGCCGGCGTGTTCCTGCAGGAGTTCATCGGCCGCACCTCCGAGGCGGACGACGCGCCGCGCATCCCGTGGGCCCACCTCGACATCGCCGGACCGGCGAAGGGCCCCGCGTCGCCGTACGGCTTCACCGGCAAGGGGCCGTCCGCCGTCAGCGTACGGGCGCTCGTCCGTTTGGCCGAGACCATTTCCGGGAAGTAG
- a CDS encoding MurT ligase domain-containing protein codes for MRYRLAVIAGRLARWLLRLRGGGSAVPGRVALAIAPKFLERAVSRLPLGVVFVSGSNGKSTTTNMLTAILREHGLNVFTNPSGGNLPQGIASALLADVPLDGYVRGDVGVIEVDEAYGVDLATVLKPRGSLLLNVQIDQLNRFFEPTRVIGMLRTIAERSSEFVVVNADDDSLARVGAALAGEGRDVSTFAVAPSIIESSPNGLANVKDLSGIAAGALPVPAVFVSKLETQSAELTIGGEPVRIGLPARGLHYAVDAAGATAMARRLLGDRFRPNAVVAAMGALRTVYGRGETLRVGDEDIEIIMMKNPPSLQLNLDYLSEAPEQVFVAVDEGTPDPSWVYDIDLSKLEHVDIVSGTKAWQFATRFAYAGIDVDQVVPELKPALQGFLALPKPSRGTKTMIVNYEQMMLIRKQLGFLDLEGGER; via the coding sequence GTGCGGTATCGACTGGCGGTCATCGCCGGCCGCCTCGCCCGCTGGCTTCTGCGCCTGCGGGGAGGCGGCTCCGCGGTGCCGGGGAGGGTCGCGCTCGCGATCGCCCCGAAGTTCCTCGAGCGCGCGGTCTCGAGGCTCCCGCTCGGCGTCGTGTTCGTCTCCGGCTCCAACGGCAAGTCCACGACGACGAACATGCTCACGGCCATCCTGCGCGAGCACGGCCTGAACGTCTTCACGAACCCGTCGGGGGGCAACCTCCCGCAGGGCATCGCCTCGGCGCTGCTCGCCGACGTGCCGCTCGACGGCTACGTGCGCGGCGACGTCGGTGTGATCGAGGTGGACGAGGCGTACGGCGTCGACCTCGCCACGGTGCTGAAGCCGCGCGGGTCGCTGTTGCTGAACGTGCAGATCGACCAGCTCAACCGGTTCTTCGAGCCGACCAGGGTGATCGGGATGCTGCGGACGATCGCGGAGCGCTCCTCGGAGTTCGTCGTCGTGAACGCGGACGACGACTCCCTCGCCCGCGTCGGCGCCGCCCTCGCCGGCGAGGGCAGGGATGTCTCGACGTTCGCTGTCGCGCCGTCCATCATCGAGTCGTCGCCGAACGGCCTGGCCAACGTGAAGGACCTCTCCGGGATCGCCGCGGGCGCGCTGCCCGTTCCCGCCGTGTTCGTCTCCAAGCTGGAGACCCAGAGCGCGGAGCTGACCATCGGCGGCGAGCCGGTGCGCATCGGCCTCCCGGCTCGCGGCCTGCACTACGCGGTGGACGCGGCGGGTGCGACCGCGATGGCCCGTCGCCTGCTCGGCGACCGGTTCCGGCCGAACGCCGTCGTCGCCGCGATGGGTGCGCTGCGCACGGTCTACGGCCGCGGCGAGACGCTCCGGGTGGGCGACGAGGACATCGAGATCATCATGATGAAGAACCCGCCGAGCCTGCAGCTGAACCTCGACTACCTGAGCGAGGCGCCGGAGCAGGTGTTCGTCGCGGTGGACGAGGGGACGCCCGACCCGTCCTGGGTCTACGACATCGACCTCTCCAAGCTCGAGCACGTCGACATCGTCTCCGGAACGAAGGCGTGGCAGTTCGCCACCCGCTTCGCGTACGCCGGCATCGACGTGGACCAGGTGGTGCCGGAGCTGAAGCCGGCGCTGCAGGGCTTCCTCGCGCTGCCGAAGCCGTCGCGCGGCACCAAGACCATGATCGTCAACTACGAGCAGATGATGCTGATCCGCAAGCAGCTCGGCTTCCTGGATCTGGAGGGTGGCGAGCGATGA
- a CDS encoding RNA polymerase sigma factor: MATRAATKAPAATSADAEAVEETVAGATAAAPAKKAAPKKPAAKKAGTKTAAAKKGASKPKGGDEDDDVDEDAEIEIDADDETAEVADDTAADDADDSDEADETDESGEAGAPGPKGEAAAVQAAADAPLPTDALVLRAVDEDDDIPVYSTTITGATADPVKDYLKQIGKVPLLNAAEEVELAMRIEAGLFAEDKLANSQGMTKELERELKWVARDGQRAKSHLLGANLRLVVSLAKRYTGRGMQFLDLIQEGNLGLIRAVEKFDYTKGFKFSTYATWWIRQAITRAMADQARTIRIPVHMVEVINKLARVQRQMLQDLGREPTPEELSKELDMTPEKVIEVQKYGREPISLHTPLGEDGDSEFGDLIEDTEAVVPADAVGFTMLQKQLESLLDSLSEREAGVIRMRFGLGDGMPKTLDQIGDTFGVTRERIRQIESKTMAKLRHPSRSQSLRDYLE; the protein is encoded by the coding sequence ATGGCAACCCGTGCAGCTACGAAGGCGCCGGCGGCGACGTCCGCCGACGCCGAAGCGGTCGAGGAGACCGTGGCCGGCGCCACGGCAGCCGCCCCGGCCAAGAAGGCCGCTCCCAAGAAGCCCGCTGCCAAGAAGGCGGGCACGAAGACGGCCGCCGCCAAGAAGGGCGCGAGCAAGCCCAAGGGCGGCGACGAGGACGACGACGTCGACGAGGACGCCGAGATCGAGATCGACGCGGACGACGAGACGGCAGAGGTCGCCGACGACACCGCAGCCGACGACGCGGACGACAGCGACGAGGCCGACGAGACGGACGAGTCCGGTGAGGCTGGCGCGCCCGGCCCGAAGGGCGAGGCCGCCGCCGTGCAGGCCGCGGCAGACGCTCCGCTCCCGACCGACGCGCTCGTGCTGCGCGCCGTGGACGAGGACGACGACATCCCTGTCTACTCGACCACGATCACCGGCGCGACCGCCGACCCCGTCAAGGACTACCTCAAGCAGATCGGCAAGGTTCCGCTGCTGAACGCGGCGGAGGAGGTCGAGCTCGCGATGCGCATCGAGGCCGGCCTGTTCGCGGAGGACAAGCTCGCCAACTCGCAGGGGATGACCAAGGAGCTCGAGCGCGAGCTCAAGTGGGTGGCCCGCGACGGCCAGCGCGCGAAGAGCCACCTGCTCGGCGCCAACCTCCGCCTCGTGGTCTCGCTCGCCAAGCGCTACACGGGTCGCGGCATGCAGTTCCTCGACCTCATCCAGGAGGGCAACCTGGGTCTGATCCGCGCGGTCGAGAAGTTCGACTACACCAAGGGCTTCAAGTTCTCGACCTACGCGACGTGGTGGATCCGCCAGGCGATCACCCGCGCGATGGCCGACCAGGCCCGCACCATCCGCATCCCGGTGCACATGGTCGAGGTCATCAACAAGCTCGCCCGCGTCCAGCGCCAGATGCTGCAGGACCTCGGCCGCGAGCCCACTCCGGAAGAGCTGTCGAAGGAACTCGACATGACCCCGGAGAAGGTCATCGAGGTGCAGAAGTACGGTCGCGAGCCCATCTCGCTGCACACGCCGCTCGGCGAGGACGGCGACAGCGAGTTCGGCGACCTCATCGAGGACACCGAGGCGGTCGTCCCGGCCGACGCGGTCGGCTTCACCATGCTGCAGAAGCAGCTGGAGAGCCTGCTCGACTCCCTGTCCGAGCGCGAGGCGGGCGTGATCCGCATGCGCTTCGGCCTGGGCGACGGGATGCCGAAGACGCTCGACCAGATCGGCGACACCTTCGGCGTGACGCGTGAGCGGATCCGTCAGATCGAGTCGAAGACGATGGCGAAGCTGCGTCACCCGTCCCGCTCGCAGTCGCTGCGCGACTACCTCGAGTAA
- a CDS encoding MFS transporter: MNSRRSWVIFGIGVFAYLIAVMQRTSIGVAGVAATERFHVSAAVLSSMAVVQLIVYAAMQIPVGVLIDRVGSRTLMLVGTVLMVIGQVTVAFAPTIAVAILGRVLVGAGDATVFTSLMRLINSWFRGRLVPQLSQWIGNIGQLGQVLSAVPFALLLHQAGWTTAFLTAASLSVIAVIGIVVAISDRPVGSTEGPRPATWGESLRQLRISLARPGTQLGFWSHFVTQSSGTVFNLMWGLPFMVFALGLPPAEASGLIIVSVVAGLIAGPILGLLTARFPLRRSNLVLAIVAMMGAVWALLLLWPGVPPTWLLVLVLVAIGIGGPGSLIGFDFARTSNPLHSLGSANGIVNVGGFLASFVMMFLIGLALDAQNTAHTTAGLYALDSFRWAFAIQYVIIGIGVAFLVHARRRTRRRMQEEEGIEVAPLWVALVDVWRRGRRA; this comes from the coding sequence GTGAATTCGCGTCGATCCTGGGTCATCTTCGGGATCGGCGTCTTCGCCTATCTGATCGCGGTCATGCAGCGCACCAGCATCGGCGTTGCCGGCGTCGCCGCCACCGAGCGCTTCCACGTGTCGGCGGCGGTGCTCTCGTCGATGGCCGTCGTGCAGCTGATCGTGTACGCCGCCATGCAGATCCCGGTCGGGGTCCTCATCGACAGGGTCGGCTCCCGCACCCTCATGCTCGTCGGCACCGTGCTGATGGTGATCGGCCAGGTGACCGTGGCGTTCGCGCCGACGATCGCCGTCGCCATCCTCGGCCGTGTGCTCGTCGGAGCGGGGGACGCCACCGTCTTCACCTCGCTGATGCGGCTGATCAACTCGTGGTTCCGCGGCAGGCTCGTCCCGCAGCTCTCCCAGTGGATCGGCAACATCGGTCAGCTCGGACAGGTGCTCTCGGCCGTTCCGTTCGCGCTGCTGCTGCACCAGGCGGGATGGACGACCGCGTTCTTGACCGCCGCCTCGCTCTCCGTCATCGCCGTCATCGGCATCGTCGTCGCGATCAGCGATCGGCCGGTGGGATCGACGGAGGGACCACGGCCCGCCACGTGGGGCGAGTCCCTCCGGCAGCTGCGGATCAGCCTGGCGCGTCCCGGCACCCAGCTCGGCTTCTGGTCGCACTTCGTCACGCAGTCCTCCGGGACGGTGTTCAACCTGATGTGGGGACTGCCGTTCATGGTGTTCGCCCTCGGCCTGCCGCCGGCGGAGGCGTCCGGTCTGATCATCGTCTCCGTCGTCGCCGGCCTCATCGCCGGCCCCATCCTGGGACTCCTGACTGCGCGCTTCCCGCTGCGCCGCAGCAACCTGGTGCTCGCGATCGTCGCGATGATGGGTGCCGTCTGGGCGCTGCTACTGCTCTGGCCCGGCGTCCCGCCGACCTGGTTGCTGGTCCTGGTGCTGGTGGCGATCGGGATCGGCGGCCCCGGGTCGCTCATCGGCTTCGACTTCGCCCGCACCTCCAACCCGCTGCACAGCCTCGGGTCGGCGAACGGGATCGTGAACGTCGGCGGGTTCCTCGCGAGCTTCGTGATGATGTTCCTCATCGGTCTCGCCCTCGATGCGCAGAACACGGCGCACACCACCGCTGGTCTCTATGCGCTCGACTCGTTCCGCTGGGCGTTCGCGATCCAGTACGTCATCATCGGGATCGGCGTCGCCTTCCTCGTGCACGCCCGGCGCCGCACGCGGCGTCGGATGCAGGAGGAGGAGGGAATAGAAGTGGCCCCTCTGTGGGTTGCACTTGTCGACGTCTGGCGGAGGGGGCGCCGAGCCTAG
- a CDS encoding alanine racemase C-terminal domain-containing protein, with the protein MHRRAFVDLDAIRQTALASTTSLPDCTADLRADAYGHGLIPVARTLTDAGVGGFLVSRIEDAAAIADDGIPTRVIVGDPASGPLLGPELFGLDPTHRHPAAMRLEAEIVAVKRIAAGRGVSYGYTYHTERPTTLVLVSLGYADGILRVASNRAPVLVGGTRGRITGRIAMDQFVVDIGDAQARLGDPVVVFGDEGRGEPTVLEWADAIGVAAPVITSRLGRRIERVYERPDV; encoded by the coding sequence GTGCACAGGCGCGCCTTCGTCGACCTCGACGCGATCCGCCAGACCGCCCTCGCCTCCACCACCTCGCTCCCCGACTGCACCGCCGATCTCCGCGCGGACGCGTACGGACACGGGCTCATCCCCGTGGCACGCACGTTGACCGACGCGGGGGTCGGCGGTTTTCTCGTCTCCCGGATCGAGGACGCCGCGGCCATCGCGGACGACGGCATCCCGACCCGCGTCATCGTCGGCGACCCCGCGTCCGGTCCGCTGCTCGGCCCGGAGCTGTTCGGGCTCGACCCGACGCACCGCCACCCCGCCGCCATGCGGCTGGAGGCCGAGATCGTCGCGGTCAAGCGGATCGCCGCCGGCCGCGGCGTCTCCTACGGCTACACCTACCACACCGAGCGGCCGACCACTCTCGTGCTGGTCTCGCTCGGCTACGCCGACGGCATTCTGCGTGTCGCCTCCAACCGCGCGCCGGTGCTGGTCGGCGGCACCCGCGGCCGGATCACGGGCCGGATCGCGATGGACCAGTTCGTCGTCGACATCGGCGATGCCCAGGCGCGCCTCGGCGATCCGGTCGTCGTCTTCGGCGACGAGGGCCGCGGCGAGCCGACCGTCCTGGAGTGGGCGGACGCGATCGGCGTCGCCGCTCCCGTCATCACCAGCAGGCTCGGTCGCCGCATCGAGCGCGTGTACGAGAGGCCGGACGTATGA
- the alr gene encoding alanine racemase has protein sequence MTIVDAVAEPLPRAVIDLAALRRNVAHLSARFAPAETMLAVKADAYGHGLLPIAEAGLEAGATSLAVLEVPAGLVLRRAGIGVPILAWLHGADTDWRAAIEADIELGVSAVWQLEAIAAAGADRPAVVHLKVDTGLSRNGATRADWPGLVDAALALQERGIVRVRAAWSHLADASIADDEAALAEFRDAVAEAERHGARFEVLHLAASSAGIRMPEARFDFVRLGIAAYGFSPFDDSTGAELGLVPVMRLEAPVTEVHVGGTTHARIAIGYGDGVPTLGIAKTTVLLNGRHCPVIAVEVDHMLIDAGAGRVAVGDTAVLFGPGDSGEVTAEKYADWAETIADEMVTGVSARVPRVYVS, from the coding sequence ATGACCATCGTGGACGCCGTTGCCGAGCCGCTCCCCCGCGCCGTCATCGACCTGGCGGCGCTGCGCCGCAACGTCGCGCACCTGAGCGCCCGGTTCGCACCGGCGGAGACCATGCTGGCCGTGAAGGCGGACGCGTACGGCCACGGGCTCCTCCCCATCGCGGAGGCAGGGCTCGAGGCCGGCGCGACCTCGCTCGCCGTGCTCGAGGTGCCCGCCGGGCTCGTGCTGCGGCGCGCAGGGATCGGCGTGCCGATCCTCGCGTGGCTGCACGGGGCGGACACGGACTGGCGCGCCGCGATCGAGGCGGACATCGAGCTCGGCGTCTCCGCGGTCTGGCAGTTGGAGGCCATCGCCGCGGCCGGCGCCGACCGACCCGCCGTGGTGCACCTGAAGGTGGACACCGGTCTCAGCCGCAACGGCGCGACCCGCGCCGACTGGCCGGGACTGGTGGATGCGGCGCTCGCGCTGCAGGAACGCGGCATCGTGCGCGTGCGCGCCGCCTGGTCGCACCTCGCCGACGCCTCCATCGCCGACGACGAGGCTGCCCTCGCCGAGTTCCGCGACGCGGTCGCGGAGGCGGAGCGCCACGGCGCCCGCTTCGAGGTGCTGCACCTGGCGGCCAGCTCCGCGGGCATCCGGATGCCGGAGGCGCGGTTCGATTTCGTGCGGCTCGGCATCGCCGCGTACGGCTTCTCCCCGTTCGACGACAGCACCGGCGCCGAGCTCGGGCTGGTCCCCGTCATGCGGCTGGAGGCTCCGGTGACGGAGGTCCACGTCGGCGGCACGACTCACGCGCGCATCGCGATCGGCTACGGCGACGGCGTCCCGACGCTCGGGATCGCCAAGACCACCGTGCTGCTGAACGGCCGCCACTGCCCGGTAATCGCCGTCGAGGTCGACCACATGCTGATCGACGCCGGAGCGGGCCGCGTGGCGGTCGGCGACACCGCCGTGCTGTTCGGCCCCGGCGACTCCGGCGAGGTCACGGCGGAGAAGTACGCCGACTGGGCCGAGACGATCGCCGACGAGATGGTCACCGGCGTGAGCGCCAGGGTCCCCCGCGTCTACGTCAGCTAG